The Anaerolineales bacterium region ATTGACGTGCGCGCGAGGAAAGATATTTTTTTTGTTTCGTCGTTAAGGGACATAAGGAGGCAAATCCATCACCTTGAATTTTCCGTCGTTATTGCTCGCCACGTGATATTCAAATTGAGAAACGGGCGGCATCTCCGTTTCGTCTGCGCCACAGCACGGACCCAACACAAACAAACTTCCGTCAGCGTTGCTGAATTTTACCTGAAAGGTATACGTGTCGCCTTGCAACCCATCAAAGGTCGCTGCGCGAACTTTCAGGCATTGCAATCCTGCATTCTCACAAGACCAACTCCACAACGCGGCATGATCCGTCGGGTCTGCGGACGAGTTGAAGACTTGCAATTGCTCATACTCGCCGCCGTACAGCAAATCCGCTTCGGCATATTGCTTTGCGTTCAACAGTTCGAAAAACCGAATCAAAGCTTCTTGCGCTTCGTTGGCTGTTGACGGCAAAGATGTCGGCGCAGGAGTCGCTTGCGGCGCGCAACTTGCAAGAAAGAGCGCCGCGATCAACAAAAATTGTTTCATCAAAAAGTTCCCTGAATGATTCCGCCGTCCACGTTTAGCAAAACGCCCGTGATGTACGACGCGGCAGGCGAGACGAGGAAGACGGCGGCGTTGGCAAATTCTTCGGGACGCGCCATCCGTTTCAGCGCAGTGGACTCCACTTGCTTACGCTTCTCTTCCTCAGGGGAGGTCTGGTTCGCCTTCGCCCGATCGTTCATCAACTCTTCGACGCGCTCGGTCACGGTCCAGCCCGGCAGAATGGAGTTTAGACGGATGCCCTCCTTGCCGAGTTCCAGCGCGAGCGTTTTGGTGAGTCCCGCCGTCGCCGCGCGGACGCTGTTCGAGATCAGCAAATTTGGAATCGGCTGTTTGACCGAATACGAAGTGACCGTCAACACACTCGCCGAGTTGGATTTCCGCAAATGCGGCAGCGCGGCTTTGATGAGTCGCACATGACTCATCAGGCACAGGTCAATCCCTTTTTGCCATGCTGCATCGTCGAGCGAATCGATTGAACCCGATTTCGGTCCGCCCGCGTTGGTGATGAGGATGTCG contains the following coding sequences:
- a CDS encoding SDR family oxidoreductase — encoded protein: MDLGLKNKRALVTSSSRGLGYAAAHLLAKEGCRVAINGRDEATIKDTAKKVNKETGAQVEGFAGNVSLADVPEKLIQQTVEALGGLDILITNAGGPKSGSIDSLDDAAWQKGIDLCLMSHVRLIKAALPHLRKSNSASVLTVTSYSVKQPIPNLLISNSVRAATAGLTKTLALELGKEGIRLNSILPGWTVTERVEELMNDRAKANQTSPEEEKRKQVESTALKRMARPEEFANAAVFLVSPAASYITGVLLNVDGGIIQGTF